One segment of Toxotes jaculatrix isolate fToxJac2 chromosome 8, fToxJac2.pri, whole genome shotgun sequence DNA contains the following:
- the dbpb gene encoding D site albumin promoter binding protein b isoform X1, with the protein MKIFLQGNKKLFVTPRKRVIQHTCPIGRYSSQRASPLQVPQVSFCNPVLSRMSRQLSQLPTPDLPAGASPQFGSCTQPAGSLTGGHLNSMAGLKSLLQHPMKGDQRLKNPCDVKDKDRLDLDEDSLGVCPMRNGSGIGSSNNSNGCGGGGGGNGGGSFNQFLGPLLWDRTLPADGGLFQLQYMDLEEFLTENGMGSMHNNNSSSSAQIPSQSSPSAVPSQSSQCLPPSSPPGSSSSSPSSSSTPSLIGLEVAQPQSLAGGTDCLHGSQTSMNESCESPSSSSSSSCPPLLTPTGNGPDAIGMFDMDPSDIAMSSISSQQNFDPRRHSFSEEELKPQPMIKKARKILVPDNMKDEKYWTRRYKNNEAAKRSRDARRLKENQISVRAAYLERENAALRQEVAEMRKELGRCRNILSKYENRLADQ; encoded by the exons ATGAAAATATTTCTGCAAGGAAATAAGAAACTCTTCGTAACTCCAAGGAAAAG AGTCATCCAGCATACTTGTCCTATTGGTAGGTACTCCAGTCAGAGAGCCTCGCCCCTTCAAGTGCCCCAGGTGTCTTTCTGCAACCCCGTCCTGTCCAGGATGTCCAGGCAACTCTCCCAGCTTCCGACCCCCGATCTCCCAGCTGGTGCAAGCCCCCAGTTTGGAAGTTGTACTCAACCTGCAGGCTCCCTGACAGGGGGACATCTCAACTCTATGGCAGGTCTGAAATCCCTGTTGCAGCACCCCATGAAGGGAGACCAGCGTTTAAAAAACCCCTGTGATGTAAAAG acaaagacagactggACCTTGATGAGGACTCCTTGGGAGTGTGCCCCATGAGGAATGGCAGTGGAATAGGCAGCAGTAATAACAGTAAtggctgtggaggaggtggtggtggaaaTGGAGGCGGAAGTTTCAACCAGTTCTTGGGACCTCTGCTGTGGGATCGCACCCTACCTGCAGATGGGGGGCTCTTCCAGCTTCAGTACATGGACTTGGAGGAGTTTCTGACCGAAAATGGAATGGGCAGTATGCATAACAATAACAGCTCCAGTTCAGCCCAGATTCCCTCACAGAGCTCCCCATCAGCTGTGCCCAGCCAGAGCTCCCAGTGCCTACCACCCTCATCTCCACCTggctcttcatcctcatcaccctcttcctcttctacCCCATCACTCATTGGTTTGGAGGTGGCTCAGCCTCAGAGCCTTGCAGGAGGAACTGACTGTCTTCATG GGAGTCAAACGAGTATGAATGAGTCCTGTGAGtcaccctcttcctcctcctcgtcctcctgtCCACCTCTGCTGACGCCCACGGGCAACGGGCCAGATGCGATTGGAATGTTTGACATGGATCCTTCGGACATCGCTATGTCCAGCATCTCTAGTCAGCAAAATTTTGACCCCAGGAGGCACTCCTTCAGTGAAGAGGAGCTTAAGCCACAGCCAATGATCAAGAAGGCCCGCAAGATCCTGGTGCCTGATAACATGAAG GATGAGAAGTACTGGACCAGGAGGTATAAAAACAACGAAGCAGCAAAACGTTCCCGAGATGCTCGCCGCCTCAAAGAGAACCAGATATCTGTGCGTGCTGCTTACCTGGAGAGGGAGAACGCCGCGCTCCGACAAGAAGTGGCCGAGATGCGGAAGGAACTGGGCCGCTGTCGCAACATCCTTAGTAAATACGAGAACCGCCTCGCTGACCAGTGA
- the ntd5 gene encoding beta-2-glycoprotein 1-like: MDCALLLLSLWALIGAVSPQASGSCPERLLGEERRRTCPRPCKVDKDCGNKRQCLCDGQCGLSCVAPGRTCPWPLPPSENSEARLLSPTHSFSALLEVRCKPGFMLPSGLDVTIRRCQGDRQWSGSEPICTETQSPEPAAAQTCPLPEEVINTFSIQGEATVGTSIRYSCLSGADIVGSSENFCQDNQTWQYPHPICKKVYCQPPREVEQGYVVAVQKTEYEVGFDIHYLCKKNFLLDGPQKVTCLSNGSWSASPPYCRARCLVPAERSRVLIGGVKRWPFDVTDAMVPHGENVAFYCKHPRKQCSFTAVQTCFDGKLQPPDCYLEPTWLQYKLFPHRLVSEIEACEPGDVE, translated from the exons ATGGACTGTGCACTTCTGCTGCTGTCCCTGTGGGCTCTTATTGGAGCAGTGTCCCCGCAAGCTTCAG GGTCGTGTCCGGAGAGACTtctgggagaggagaggaggaggacgtgtCCTCGGCCCTGTAAAGTTGACAAAGACTGCGGTAACAAGCGCCAGTGTCTGTGTGACGGCCAGTGTGGTCTCAGCTGTGTGGCTCCAG GTCGTACTTGTCCCTGGCCTCTACCCCCCAGTGAAAACTCAGAAGctcgcctcctctctcccactcactcCTTTTCTGCCCTACTTGAAGTGCGCTGCAAGCCTGGATTCATGTTGCCCAGTGGCTTGGATGTCACTATTCGCCGTTGTCAAGGTGACCGACAGTGGAGCGGGAGTGAGCCCATCTGCACAG AGACTCAGTCACCCGAACCTGCTGCTGCCCAAACCTGCCCTCTGCCTGAGGAAGTCATCAACACCTTCAGCATCCAGGGTGAAGCTACTGTAGGAACTTCCATCCGCTACAGCTGCTTGtctgg AGCGGATATAGTGGGGAGCAGTGAAAATTTCTGTCAGGATAATCAGACCTGGCAGTATCCTCATCCCATCTGTAAAA AAGTGTACTGCCAGCCACCTCGAGAGGTGGAGCAGGGTTATGTGGTGGCTGTCCAGAAGACTGAATATGAAGTTGGCTTTGACATCCACTATCTCTGCAAAAAAAACTTCCTCCTGGATGGACCCCAGAAGGTCACCTGCCTGTCAAATGGCAGCTGGAGTGCATCACCTCCATACtgcagag CTCGCTGTCTTGTCCCGGCTGAAAGAAGCCGTGTGCTGATTGGTGGAGTGAAGCGCTGGCCGTTTGACGTTACAGATGCCATGGTTCCTCACGGGGAAAATGTGGCGTTCTACTGCAAACATCCTCGCAAGCAGTGCAGTTTCACTGCTGTCCAGACCTGTTTTGATGGAAAGCTGCAGCCACCAGACTGCTACCTTG agccCACGTGGTTGCAGTATAAACTCTTCCCTCATCGGCTCGTCTCAGAGATTGAAGCCTGTGAGCCTGGTGATGTGGAGTGA
- the dbpb gene encoding D site albumin promoter binding protein b isoform X2 produces the protein MKIFLQGNKKLFVTPRKRYSSQRASPLQVPQVSFCNPVLSRMSRQLSQLPTPDLPAGASPQFGSCTQPAGSLTGGHLNSMAGLKSLLQHPMKGDQRLKNPCDVKDKDRLDLDEDSLGVCPMRNGSGIGSSNNSNGCGGGGGGNGGGSFNQFLGPLLWDRTLPADGGLFQLQYMDLEEFLTENGMGSMHNNNSSSSAQIPSQSSPSAVPSQSSQCLPPSSPPGSSSSSPSSSSTPSLIGLEVAQPQSLAGGTDCLHGSQTSMNESCESPSSSSSSSCPPLLTPTGNGPDAIGMFDMDPSDIAMSSISSQQNFDPRRHSFSEEELKPQPMIKKARKILVPDNMKDEKYWTRRYKNNEAAKRSRDARRLKENQISVRAAYLERENAALRQEVAEMRKELGRCRNILSKYENRLADQ, from the exons ATGAAAATATTTCTGCAAGGAAATAAGAAACTCTTCGTAACTCCAAGGAAAAG GTACTCCAGTCAGAGAGCCTCGCCCCTTCAAGTGCCCCAGGTGTCTTTCTGCAACCCCGTCCTGTCCAGGATGTCCAGGCAACTCTCCCAGCTTCCGACCCCCGATCTCCCAGCTGGTGCAAGCCCCCAGTTTGGAAGTTGTACTCAACCTGCAGGCTCCCTGACAGGGGGACATCTCAACTCTATGGCAGGTCTGAAATCCCTGTTGCAGCACCCCATGAAGGGAGACCAGCGTTTAAAAAACCCCTGTGATGTAAAAG acaaagacagactggACCTTGATGAGGACTCCTTGGGAGTGTGCCCCATGAGGAATGGCAGTGGAATAGGCAGCAGTAATAACAGTAAtggctgtggaggaggtggtggtggaaaTGGAGGCGGAAGTTTCAACCAGTTCTTGGGACCTCTGCTGTGGGATCGCACCCTACCTGCAGATGGGGGGCTCTTCCAGCTTCAGTACATGGACTTGGAGGAGTTTCTGACCGAAAATGGAATGGGCAGTATGCATAACAATAACAGCTCCAGTTCAGCCCAGATTCCCTCACAGAGCTCCCCATCAGCTGTGCCCAGCCAGAGCTCCCAGTGCCTACCACCCTCATCTCCACCTggctcttcatcctcatcaccctcttcctcttctacCCCATCACTCATTGGTTTGGAGGTGGCTCAGCCTCAGAGCCTTGCAGGAGGAACTGACTGTCTTCATG GGAGTCAAACGAGTATGAATGAGTCCTGTGAGtcaccctcttcctcctcctcgtcctcctgtCCACCTCTGCTGACGCCCACGGGCAACGGGCCAGATGCGATTGGAATGTTTGACATGGATCCTTCGGACATCGCTATGTCCAGCATCTCTAGTCAGCAAAATTTTGACCCCAGGAGGCACTCCTTCAGTGAAGAGGAGCTTAAGCCACAGCCAATGATCAAGAAGGCCCGCAAGATCCTGGTGCCTGATAACATGAAG GATGAGAAGTACTGGACCAGGAGGTATAAAAACAACGAAGCAGCAAAACGTTCCCGAGATGCTCGCCGCCTCAAAGAGAACCAGATATCTGTGCGTGCTGCTTACCTGGAGAGGGAGAACGCCGCGCTCCGACAAGAAGTGGCCGAGATGCGGAAGGAACTGGGCCGCTGTCGCAACATCCTTAGTAAATACGAGAACCGCCTCGCTGACCAGTGA